A genomic stretch from Centroberyx gerrardi isolate f3 chromosome 10, fCenGer3.hap1.cur.20231027, whole genome shotgun sequence includes:
- the pou3f3a gene encoding POU domain, class 3, transcription factor 3-A — translation MVWGMATATSSPYLASSRILSSGPVIHSDRRGGGMQPGSTAVTTVSGGYRGDPSIKMVQSDFMQGAMVASNGGHMLSHAHQWVTSLPHAAAAAAAAAVAAAEASSPWSSSSQPQEVKRNAGREDLHSGSALHHRSPHLGPHQTHPGSWGGSSAAHISIAEGQQQQQQQQQQQPLIYSQPGGFTVNGMLSSPGGQSLMHPGLVRGESPELEHGNHHHHHHHHNHHTHHHQHHGVSHDPHSDEDTPTSDDLEHFAKQFKQRRIKLGFTQADVGLALGTLYGNVFSQTTICRFEALQLSFKNMCKLKPLLNKWLEEADSTTGSPTSIDKIAAQGRKRKKRTSIEVSVKGALESHFLKCPKPAAQEINSLADSLQLEKEVVRVWFCNRRQKEKRMTPPGLPHTPEDAYSQVGNMGPDTPSPSMDCKRLYSDT, via the coding sequence ATGGTTTGGGGGATGGCAACAGCCACCTCAAGTCCATATCTAGCCAGCAGTAGGATCTTATCGTCCGGCCCAGTCATTCACTCTGACCGAAGGGGCGGTGGCATGCAGCCTGGCAGCACCGCTGTGACCACGGTGTCTGGTGGATACAGAGGGGACCCTTCAATAAAGATGGTACAGAGTGACTTCATGCAGGGAGCCATGGTGGCGAGCAACGGGGGCCACATGCTAAGCCATGCCCACCAGTGGGTGACATCGCTGCCtcacgcagcagcagcagcagccgcggCCGCAGTGGCAGCAGCCGAGGCCAGCTCTCCGTGGTCCTCCAGCTCCCAGCCGCAGGAAGTGAAGAGAAACGCCGGCAGGGAGGACCTGCACTCCGGCTCCGCTCTGCACCACAGGTCCCCGCATCTCGGACCCCATCAGACACACCCGGGGAGTTGGGGAGGCAGCTCCGCAGCGCACATCAGCATCGCGgagggacagcagcagcagcagcagcagcagcagcagcagcccctcATTTACTCACAGCCCGGTGGGTTTACGGTCAACGGGATGCTCAGCTCGCCGGGCGGGCAGAGCCTCATGCACCCGGGGCTGGTGCGCGGGGAATCCCCGGAGCTGGAGCACGGaaaccaccaccatcaccatcaccaccacaaccaccacACGCACCATCACCAGCATCACGGGGTGAGCCACGACCCGCACTCAGACGAGGACACCCCGACGTCGGACGACTTGGAGCATTTTGCCAAACAATTCAAACAGCGGCGAATCAAGCTTGGTTTCACCCAGGCGGACGTGGGCTTAGCCTTGGGCACGCTGTACGGCAACGTCTTCTCGCAGACCACCATCTGCAGGTTCGAGGCGCTGCAGCTGAGCTTTAAGAACATGTGCAAGCTCAAACCCCTGCTGAACAAATGGCTGGAGGAGGCCGATTCGACGACAGGGAGCCCGACCAGCATCGATAAGATCGCAGCTCAGggcaggaagaggaaaaagcGCACCTCCATCGAGGTGAGCGTAAAAGGCGCTTTGGAGAGCCACTTTCTCAAGTGTCCCAAACCCGCCGCGCAGGAGATCAACTCTCTGGCGGACAGTCTGCagctggagaaggaggtggTCAGGGTCTGGTTCTGCAACCGCAGGCAGAAAGAGAAGCGCATGACGCCGCCTGGACTGCCACACACCCCGGAGGACGCGTATTCACAGGTTGGCAACATGGGTCCCGACACTCCGTCCCCCTCCATGGACTGCAAAAGACTGTACAGCGACACGTGA